In one Agathobacter rectalis ATCC 33656 genomic region, the following are encoded:
- a CDS encoding TetR/AcrR family transcriptional regulator, whose protein sequence is MATFTRKAIMQTFLHILKNKPLDRITVKDICEQCEINRNTFYYYFKDIYDVLEAIFEDEVRLVMDEAKEGVTFHDAYARVAALILNNREAIMHIYASENGRVLRTYLDAVVTQVVRRFVLEKAEGYSLDDSDIAFITAFYSNGIVGSTIKWIERGSMMSRLPENITANGVGLSKSQYNRDIVKRIGDSFDATIYDMIECCL, encoded by the coding sequence ATGGCAACATTTACCAGAAAAGCCATAATGCAGACTTTTTTACATATACTGAAAAACAAACCGCTTGACAGGATTACAGTCAAGGATATATGCGAGCAGTGTGAGATAAACAGAAATACATTTTACTATTATTTCAAGGACATATATGATGTGCTTGAGGCCATATTTGAGGACGAGGTCAGGCTTGTGATGGATGAGGCAAAGGAAGGCGTGACATTTCATGATGCATATGCCAGAGTCGCTGCCCTTATTCTTAATAACCGCGAGGCGATAATGCACATTTATGCATCGGAAAACGGCAGGGTATTAAGGACATATCTGGATGCCGTGGTTACGCAGGTGGTGCGCCGCTTTGTGTTGGAAAAGGCAGAGGGCTACAGCCTGGATGATAGTGACATTGCTTTTATCACGGCGTTTTACAGCAACGGAATCGTGGGCAGTACAATTAAGTGGATTGAGAGAGGCAGTATGATGAGCCGTTTGCCTGAGAACATTACGGCAAATGGCGTTGGACTGTCAAAAAGCCAATACAACAGAGATATTGTTAAGAGAATAGGTGACTCTTTCGATGCCACAATTTATGATATGATTGAGTGCTGTCTGTAG
- the hydF gene encoding [FeFe] hydrogenase H-cluster maturation GTPase HydF: MGNLNETPSANRLHIGIYGKTNSGKSSLINAVTKQEVSIVADVAGTTTDPVYKPMEIHPLGPCVIIDTAGFDDDSELGERRVEKTHLAAEKTDIAVVVLDIAEVIAAKKAGVPFKKAFKDEAEWSLLFAKKHTPVVFALNKIDEILLSAEAQEKSRGKLDNAAIEAAKCWVYEENSAVMGKNADNSFEVVAVSALKGKGMDAVISALTRLLPEDFGQEFILGDLVSQTDLVLLVMPQDIQAPKGRLILPQVQTLRELLDRKCLVMSTTTDKMTDALAALSHAPKLIVTDSQVFGYVYEHKPAESMLTSFSVLFAAYKGDLPYYVESARAIDALKPSSRVLIAECCTHAPLAEDIGRVKLPNLLRKRVGEELTVDITSGTDFPDNLSQYDLVIQCGACMFNRKYVLSRIDRARTQHVPMTNYGVAIAHLTGILDKVSMP, encoded by the coding sequence ATGGGAAATTTGAATGAGACGCCTTCTGCCAACAGACTTCATATAGGTATATACGGAAAGACAAACAGTGGTAAGTCATCTCTGATAAATGCGGTTACAAAGCAGGAGGTTTCCATTGTAGCTGACGTGGCAGGTACGACAACCGACCCTGTGTACAAGCCGATGGAGATACATCCGCTCGGACCGTGCGTGATTATTGATACGGCGGGCTTTGATGATGACAGTGAGCTTGGTGAAAGACGAGTGGAAAAGACCCATCTGGCAGCAGAGAAGACAGACATAGCCGTTGTAGTGCTTGATATTGCAGAGGTCATTGCTGCAAAGAAGGCAGGGGTACCATTTAAAAAGGCTTTTAAGGATGAGGCAGAGTGGAGCCTGCTATTTGCAAAAAAACATACTCCGGTTGTATTTGCCTTAAACAAGATAGACGAGATTTTGCTTTCCGCAGAGGCTCAGGAAAAGAGCAGGGGAAAGCTTGACAATGCTGCAATAGAGGCCGCGAAGTGCTGGGTTTATGAGGAAAACAGTGCTGTGATGGGCAAAAATGCAGACAATAGCTTTGAGGTTGTAGCAGTCAGCGCATTAAAGGGCAAGGGAATGGATGCCGTTATCTCTGCACTCACACGCCTTTTGCCTGAGGATTTCGGACAGGAATTTATCCTGGGAGACCTTGTTTCTCAGACAGACCTGGTGCTTCTTGTTATGCCGCAGGATATCCAGGCGCCAAAGGGCAGACTCATATTGCCACAGGTGCAGACACTCAGGGAATTGCTCGATAGAAAATGTCTTGTGATGAGCACGACGACTGACAAAATGACAGATGCGCTTGCAGCATTATCTCACGCGCCAAAGCTCATCGTGACAGATTCACAGGTGTTTGGCTATGTGTACGAGCACAAACCGGCGGAGAGTATGCTCACATCATTTTCAGTGCTTTTTGCAGCATACAAGGGTGATCTGCCATATTATGTGGAGAGCGCAAGGGCAATTGATGCCTTAAAGCCATCCTCAAGAGTGCTTATCGCAGAGTGCTGTACACATGCGCCTCTTGCAGAGGATATAGGCAGGGTGAAGCTTCCGAACCTGCTTCGAAAGCGTGTCGGTGAGGAGCTTACCGTGGATATTACAAGCGGTACAGACTTCCCTGATAATCTTTCTCAGTACGATCTCGTTATTCAGTGCGGTGCTTGCATGTTTAACAGAAAATATGTATTATCAAGAATAGACAGGGCACGCACTCAGCATGTGCCGATGACAAACTATGGCGTGGCTATAGCACACCTGACAGGAATACTCGATAAGGTGAGCATGCCCTAG
- a CDS encoding DUF3877 family protein, whose translation MTKTSDFDDKVNYSGDYKGNYSGDYRDNYSSDYSATGYARLAKSLIDIVKEQQAKLGYRKEIVRLYYPLSTLRHFFECAGADNKIATGMISEQQMLEILAPNNLPKQLTDTIGEIKVTAKNERFCIEIPPEGSEYVHENTADNEFISELIALVGTHGCTMEQITELFYKYSDNIEKKDMQNGEFDCYIRFLNEPDDTYYYCFHDEGCHIIYHRFLPQDYADFGF comes from the coding sequence ATGACGAAAACAAGCGATTTTGACGACAAAGTGAATTATAGTGGCGATTATAAAGGCAATTACAGCGGCGATTATAGAGACAATTACAGCAGCGATTATAGCGCCACCGGTTACGCTCGTCTAGCGAAGAGCCTTATTGACATTGTAAAGGAGCAGCAGGCAAAGCTTGGCTACAGGAAGGAAATAGTCAGACTGTATTATCCTCTTTCCACGCTCAGACATTTCTTTGAGTGCGCAGGGGCTGATAATAAAATTGCAACCGGCATGATTTCAGAGCAGCAGATGCTTGAAATCCTTGCTCCAAACAACCTGCCAAAACAGCTTACTGACACCATAGGTGAGATAAAGGTCACCGCAAAAAATGAGCGTTTCTGCATAGAGATACCACCTGAGGGCAGTGAGTATGTGCATGAAAACACAGCTGACAACGAGTTTATAAGTGAGCTGATTGCACTTGTCGGCACGCATGGCTGCACCATGGAGCAGATAACTGAGCTGTTTTACAAATACTCGGACAATATCGAGAAAAAGGATATGCAAAACGGCGAGTTTGACTGCTACATCCGCTTCTTAAATGAGCCGGATGACACATACTACTATTGCTTCCATGATGAGGGCTGCCATATTATTTATCATAGATTTCTGCCGCAGGATTATGCAGACTTTGGATTTTAA
- a CDS encoding HdeD family acid-resistance protein has product MHTLVRVKNAYTVMTICLIALGAALLFAPQLGLRTLCVVYGVFLIVYGVTKLSGYFAKDLFQLAFQFDLALGIVSIVLGIIIIKKTEYIIEILSTAIGIFMLVDGAFKIQTAVEAKRFGIKRWWLILVMSFVVAFVGILLLVTPFETAGMIVRLIGLNLSLDGILNLFVVRNTVETIRRNTKWEI; this is encoded by the coding sequence ATGCACACATTGGTACGTGTGAAAAATGCATACACTGTCATGACAATATGCCTGATTGCATTGGGGGCAGCTTTGTTATTTGCGCCACAGCTTGGACTTAGGACTTTGTGCGTGGTGTATGGAGTGTTTCTCATAGTATACGGAGTGACAAAGTTGTCCGGATATTTTGCAAAGGATTTATTTCAGCTTGCGTTTCAGTTTGACCTGGCGCTTGGGATAGTTTCAATAGTGCTTGGAATCATAATTATTAAAAAAACTGAGTATATTATAGAGATATTGTCTACAGCAATAGGCATTTTTATGTTGGTAGATGGAGCGTTCAAGATACAGACTGCAGTGGAAGCAAAGCGTTTTGGCATCAAGAGATGGTGGCTCATACTCGTGATGTCGTTTGTAGTGGCATTTGTGGGAATACTGCTTCTTGTGACACCATTTGAGACCGCAGGCATGATAGTGAGATTAATAGGACTGAATTTGAGTCTTGACGGAATACTAAATTTATTTGTCGTCAGAAATACCGTTGAAACAATAAGGAGGAATACAAAGTGGGAAATTTAG